In a single window of the Diospyros lotus cultivar Yz01 chromosome 10, ASM1463336v1, whole genome shotgun sequence genome:
- the LOC127811762 gene encoding non-specific lipid-transfer protein A-like has protein sequence MEMGYCWGRMLASVVVLAVIATVPAPASGVIECLKSVAKMDQCMPFLVGNTEKPSNECCSAAQELDKVAAGSSKDRKALCECLYQSFHPLPLNYEYAKKLPNLCQLSPYFPPFTPNDQCNK, from the coding sequence ATGGAGATGGGGTACTGTTGGGGGAGGATGTTAGCGAGTGTGGTGGTTTTGGCCGTGATTGCAACAGTTCCGGCGCCGGCGAGCGGGGTGATTGAATGCCTGAAGTCGGTGGCGAAGATGGACCAGTGCATGCCGTTCTTGGTCGGCAACACCGAGAAGCCGAGCAACGAGTGCTGCTCCGCCGCGCAGGAGCTAGACAAGGTGGCCGCCGGTTCCTCCAAGGACCGGAAGGCATTGTGCGAGTGCCTCTACCAATCTTTCCATCCCCTTCCCCTCAACTACGAGTACGCTAAGAAGCTTCCCAATCTCTGTCAACTCTCCCCCTACTTCCCTCCCTTTACCCCTAACGATCAATGCAACaagtaa
- the LOC127811760 gene encoding non-specific lipid-transfer protein-like produces MATSVVVLAMVTVNPAAATDAIDCHNVVQKLLPCEPFLLGAASGGPSAECCSGAQELDKIAASSPTEKKALCECLVQVARSFPINYQKANQLPKLCSLTTNFTIGPATDCSK; encoded by the coding sequence ATGGCGACGAGTGTGGTGGTGTTAGCTATGGTTACAGTTAATCCAGCCGCGGCAACCGATGCGATTGACTGCCACAATGTTGTACAGAAACTATTACCATGTGAGCCTTTCTTGCTTGGCGCAGCCAGCGGCGGCCCAAGCGCCGAGTGCTGCTCCGGCGCTCAAGAGTTGGACAAGATCGCCGCCAGTTCGCCGACGGAAAAGAAGGCCTTGTGCGAGTGCCTTGTACAGGTTGCTCGGTCCTTCCCTATCAACTACCAGAAAGCCAATCAGCTTCCCAAACTCTGCAGCCTTACTACCAATTTCACCATTGGTCCTGCCACGGATTGCAGCaagtaa
- the LOC127811377 gene encoding agamous-like MADS-box protein MADS1, producing the protein MVFPSQESEASSQRKTGRGKIEIKRIENTTNRQVTFCKRRNGLLKKAYELSVLCDAEVALIVFSTRGRLYEYANNSVRATIDRYKKACADVSNTGSVSEANTQFYQQEATKLRRQIKEIQNSNRNISGEALSSLSFKELKNLEGRLERAISRIRSKKNELLFAEIEHMQKREIELQNANMYLRARIAEAERAQQQMNLMPGSDYQIMGSQPYDARSYIPVNFLETNNHYSSQDQTALQLV; encoded by the exons ATGGTCTTCCCCAGTCAAGAATCCGAGGCCTCCTCCCAAAGGAAAACTGGAAGAGGAAAGATTGAAATCAAGAGGATTGAAAACACCACCAATCGCCAAGTTACCTTCTGCAAGCGCCGCAATGGCTTGCTCAAGAAAGCCTACGAATTGTCGGTGCTGTGCGACGCCGAAGTCGCCCTTATCGTCTTCTCCACCCGCGGCCGCCTTTATGAATACGCCAACAACAG TGTCAGGGCGACAATCGACAGGTACAAGAAAGCTTGCGCTGATGTCTCAAATACGGGATCTGTTTCTGAAGCAAATACCCAA TTCTACCAGCAAGAGGCCACCAAATTACGACGACAAATCAAGGAGATACAGAACTCGAATAG GAACATTTCAGGTGAGGCTCTCAGTTCTTTATCCTTTAAGGAACTCAAGAATCTGGAGGGAAGATTGGAGAGAGCCATTAGTAGAATCAGATCAAAGAAG AATGAGTTGCTTTTTGCTGAAATCGAGCACATGCAGAAAAGG GAGATTGAGCTGCAAAATGCTAATATGTATCTCCGGGCaagg ATAGCTGAGGCTGAAAGAGCACAACAGCAAATGAACTTGATGCCAGGATCCGACTACCAGATCATGGGATCCCAACCATATGATGCTCGAAGCTACATTCCGGTGAATTTCCTAGAAACTAATAACCACTACTCCAGCCAGGACCAAACTGCCCTACAACTCGTCTAA
- the LOC127811761 gene encoding non-specific lipid-transfer protein-like: MGCGWLRMLTTVVLLAAVIVTASAIGCDEALGKVQPCVIFVVGTGGETPAPKCCSGAQLLDKIAANSPADKKALCECLKQFAQTFPVNSYRASQLPILCHLTTNLTLSPDLDCNN, encoded by the coding sequence ATGGGCTGCGGTTGGCTAAGGATGCTGACGACTGTGGTGCTCCTGGCAGCGGTTATAGTAACCGCCAGTGCCATTGGATGCGACGAGGCTCTAGGGAAGGTGCAACCTTGCGTGATTTTCGTGGTTGGCACGGGCGGCGAGACACCGGCCCCCAAGTGCTGCTCAGGGGCACAGCTGCTGGACAAGATAGCCGCCAACTCGCCGGCAGACAAGAAGGCTTTGTGCGAGTGCCTTAAGCAGTTTGCCCAGACCTTCCCTGTCAACAGCTACAGAGCCAGCCAACTTCCCATCCTCTGCCACCTTACTACCAATCTGACCCTAAGCCCCGACCTTGATTGCAACAACtga
- the LOC127811373 gene encoding taxadiene 5-alpha hydroxylase-like, with translation MALQMSFSIAFAWTFMAAILVSVMAMSTIMKKKNKKKKKKESKGTVPPGDMGLPWLGETMEFCKAQKKNQLFETFVQPRAEKYGEIFKTKLFGSPTVVVNGAEANRFVLSNEFKLFTSAWPSSTVEIMGKDSIMERQGEAHRCIRGIVAQSLSCAGLEAIVPRICETIQSHFDQFWQNRDEIRLHGMAKLLTFTIMFECLLGISVEPEMVALFERALDGIFAPPLKLPGSKFSRAKKARLEIEKLLVGIVRQKKKEMEVEAGEANPGGLLLSRLVASLIRGEISEKEAVDNVVLLVFAAHDTTSFAIAMTFRMLAQNPHCYSLLLQEHNDITSKKKAGENLTMEDTKKMKYTWQVARESMRLLPPIFGSFRKAMADIEYKGFLIPKGWKIMWTTYGTHHNADYFPNPLAFDPTRFEDPIQPYVFMPFGGGPRVCAGIQMAKLNILIFVHFVVTRYNWSLRCPDEPIVVDPVPFPSRGMPMAISPKP, from the exons ATGGCTCTTCAAATGAGCTTTTCTATTGCTTTTGCCTGGACTTTCATGGCTGCAATCCTGGTCTCTGTGATGGCAATGTCCACCatcatgaagaagaagaataagaagaagaagaagaaggagagcaAAGGAACAGTGCCACCGGGCGATATGGGGCTGCCATGGTTGGGTGAAACAATGGAGTTCTGCAAAGCCCAGAAAAAGAACCAGTTGTTCGAGACGTTCGTCCAGCCCCGGGCTGAAAAATATGGCGAAATCTTCAAGACAAAGCTGTTCGGATCGCCAACAGTCGTGGTAAATGGGGCCGAAGCCAATCGCTTTGTCCTGTCGAACGAGTTCAAGTTGTTCACAAGCGCCTGGCCTTCTTCCACGGTCGAGATCATGGGGAAGGACTCGATCATGGAGCGACAAGGAGAGGCTCATCGCTGCATCCGGGGAATCGTGGCTCAGAGCCTTAGCTGTGCGGGGCTAGAGGCCATTGTCCCCAGAATATGCGAGACAATTCAGTCACACTTTGATCAGTTTTGGCAAAACAGAGATGAGATCAGGCTGCATGGGATGGCTAAACTGTTGACATTCACGATCATGTTTGAGTGCCTCCTGGGGATTAGTGTTGAGCCAGAAATGGTGGCATTGTTTGAGAGAGCCTTGGATGGGATCTTTGCTCCTCCCCTCAAGCTCCCTGGCTCCAAGTTCTCTAGAGCAAAGAAAGCCAGGCTAGAGATTGAGAAGCTTCTGGTCGGCATCGTAAggcagaagaagaaggagatggaaGTGGAAGCAGGGGAGGCCAACCCAGGGGGGCTGCTACTGTCCCGGCTGGTGGCCTCGCTGATTCGAGGGGAGATTAGCGAGAAAGAGGCCGTGGACAATGTGGTTTTGCTGGTGTTTGCAGCTCATGACACAACCTCCTTCGCCATTGCAATGACATTTAGGATGCTGGCTCAAAACCCACATTGCTACTCGCTTCTCCTTCAAG AACATAATGATATAACTAGCAAGAAGAAAGCTGGTGAAAATCTAACAATGGAAGACACGAAGAAGATGAAGTATACCTGGCAAGTTGCTAGGGAAAGCATGAGGCTGTTACCTCCCATATTTGGCTCTTTCAGAAAGGCAATGGCGGACATCGAATACAAAGGATTCCTCATCCCAAAAGGCTGGAAG ATAATGTGGACTACATATGGAACCCATCACAATGCAGACTATTTCCCCAACCCTCTGGCGTTTGACCCGACTCGGTTTGAGGATCCCATTCAACCATATGTGTTTATGCCCTTTGGTGGGGGGCCAAGGGTTTGCGCAGGCATCCAAATGGCTAAGCTGAACATCCTAATATTCGTTCATTTCGTCGTGACGCGATACAATTGGTCCCTTCGATGTCCAGATGAGCCAATCGTAGTGGACCCTGTTCCCTTTCCTTCCCGTGGAATGCCCATGGCCATTTCTCCCAAGCCATGA